In Nitrosophilus alvini, the following are encoded in one genomic region:
- the pyrF gene encoding orotidine-5'-phosphate decarboxylase: MKLCVALDLPDKKENLKLAKEIKDFDIWLKVGLRSFIRDGRNFLEELKSINPDFNIFLDLKLYDIPNTMADAAEEIAKMGVEMFNVHASSGKVAMETVMKRLEKFEKRPIVLAVTALTSFDNESFRKIYGEDIDKKASEFAVDAYRCGLDGVVCSVYESKKIKSATSEKFITLTPGIRPFGEEAGDQKRVADIKTAKENMVDFIVVGRPVYKADNPKDIVGKILTKL, from the coding sequence ATGAAACTGTGTGTCGCTTTGGACCTTCCAGACAAAAAAGAGAACTTGAAACTGGCAAAAGAGATAAAAGATTTCGATATTTGGCTAAAAGTGGGCCTTAGAAGTTTTATAAGAGACGGCAGAAATTTTCTAGAAGAGCTCAAAAGCATCAATCCGGATTTCAATATCTTTCTGGACCTCAAGCTCTACGATATCCCCAACACTATGGCAGACGCAGCCGAAGAGATAGCCAAAATGGGCGTTGAGATGTTCAATGTTCATGCAAGCAGCGGCAAAGTGGCGATGGAAACGGTTATGAAAAGATTGGAAAAATTTGAAAAAAGACCTATCGTTTTGGCAGTAACTGCCCTTACATCTTTTGATAATGAAAGTTTTAGAAAAATCTATGGCGAAGATATAGACAAAAAAGCATCAGAATTTGCAGTTGATGCCTACAGATGCGGACTTGACGGTGTAGTATGCTCGGTTTATGAGAGTAAAAAGATAAAATCCGCCACTTCAGAAAAATTCATCACCCTTACACCTGGTATCAGACCTTTCGGCGAAGAGGCCGGCGACCAAAAAAGAGTGGCAGATATCAAAACTGCAAAAGAGAATATGGTTGATTTCATCGTTGTGGGAAGACCGGTATACAAAGCCGACAATCCCAAAGATATTGTGGGAAAAATATTGACAAAACTCTAA
- a CDS encoding MutS-related protein → MDTKALNELLNNRKRLLTDIYFELQRYFEKKYGSNTVVLMEIGSFFEVYEVNNDELKIGKAKEIAEFLNIQLTRKNKAILENSVSNPLMAGVPSVSLERYLNRLVQSKKYTLVIVRQKGEPPNVKRYISNIISPGTNFDYQVEPTENYIVSLLIGENRGIYYAGFAAVDVTTGKCLVNEVCGSRDDKTFALDEIFNLLQTYHTSEIVLTFDCEGIDREFVLNYLEIEQHYTYSINRQRLKINYQNELFAKIFSINSILTPIEYLDLERYPYAGETLAFLLDFIIDHDPAIIEKLNRPLFLGNRHFVYLGNNAIEQLNIVSRDPDEMTLLKLLDNTSTPMGKRLFKERLLNPIRDKKELLRRYSLIENLTDSYERFEKLLKQVYDIERILRRIKLKKIHPFEINYLHSSLYSIEKIFAEAEKKGLEIANFSIDEVYGFRKKLEEIFDLEESAKYRRDQISSNIFNPGIDIFIDRIEGEMEELFSKLQRIQEHISSFFSSEEGYVSLAWLESEGYYFTLTKNRFSMIEKELLESFVTIDGKHHFLKDFSFRKLKNSVKISSELIDAISKEYAALHSRLIVLVKKSFSDVLEELEVRYSALLEKLIVFIGELDVAISGAKSAVLNGYNRPEIADEQTLEFIGLRHPLIEAREENGIYIPNDLLFGKKPENLSHEHITMEASGGKEVRGVLLYGINSSGKSSLMKSVGIAVIMAQAGFFVPAASMRFSLIDKIFTRIVSKDNLYKGLSTFAIEMLELKNIFNRATSDSLILGDEISHGTETYSALSIVGAAIKRLGEIGSFFIFATHLHQLTELRSVKEIESLVFLHLGVTYDEENDRLIYNRKLEIGSGSTLYGLEFAKALHIDKRFLEEAYRIRKELTKEFSEAELLKKKRRSRYNRSVYLTKCAICNDIVDEVHHIEPKSKADKKGMIEHFKANHRFNLIPLCAKHHRMVHEGKIIVNGFVMTEEGLKLHFTEME, encoded by the coding sequence CTGGATACAAAAGCGCTTAACGAACTGCTGAACAACAGAAAAAGACTTCTTACAGATATATACTTTGAACTGCAAAGATATTTTGAGAAAAAATATGGCTCAAACACCGTTGTATTGATGGAGATAGGCTCCTTTTTCGAAGTTTACGAAGTCAATAACGATGAGCTTAAAATCGGCAAAGCAAAAGAGATAGCGGAGTTTCTAAATATCCAGCTGACTCGAAAAAACAAAGCTATTTTGGAAAATTCCGTCTCAAACCCTTTGATGGCGGGAGTGCCCTCTGTATCACTTGAGCGCTATCTTAACAGACTGGTACAGAGTAAAAAATATACTCTGGTCATTGTCAGGCAAAAAGGCGAACCACCCAATGTAAAAAGATATATCTCAAACATCATATCGCCCGGAACAAATTTTGACTATCAGGTAGAACCTACCGAAAACTATATAGTATCCCTGCTGATAGGTGAAAACAGAGGCATATACTATGCAGGTTTTGCAGCGGTGGATGTAACTACCGGAAAGTGTCTCGTTAACGAAGTGTGCGGCAGCAGAGATGACAAGACTTTTGCACTGGATGAGATTTTCAATCTTCTGCAGACATATCATACATCCGAAATCGTTTTGACCTTCGACTGCGAAGGTATCGACAGGGAGTTTGTTCTAAATTATCTCGAGATAGAACAACATTACACATACAGTATCAACAGACAGAGGCTTAAAATAAATTATCAAAACGAGCTTTTTGCAAAGATCTTTTCTATAAACTCCATTTTGACTCCTATAGAGTATCTTGACCTTGAAAGGTATCCGTATGCCGGCGAAACTCTGGCATTTTTGCTCGATTTCATCATAGACCACGATCCTGCGATCATAGAAAAACTCAACAGGCCTCTTTTTCTGGGTAACAGACATTTTGTATATCTTGGAAACAATGCCATAGAACAGTTGAATATAGTCTCCAGGGATCCTGACGAAATGACTCTTTTGAAGCTCCTTGACAACACATCTACCCCTATGGGCAAAAGGCTCTTCAAAGAGAGGCTTCTAAATCCGATAAGAGATAAAAAAGAGCTTCTTAGACGATACTCTTTGATAGAAAATCTGACAGATTCTTACGAGAGGTTTGAAAAACTGCTGAAGCAGGTATATGACATAGAACGGATTTTGCGCCGTATAAAGCTGAAAAAGATACATCCTTTCGAGATAAACTATCTGCACTCCTCTTTATACTCCATAGAGAAAATTTTTGCCGAAGCGGAGAAAAAGGGGCTTGAAATCGCCAATTTTTCAATAGATGAAGTGTATGGATTCAGAAAAAAACTTGAAGAGATATTTGATCTTGAAGAGAGTGCAAAATATAGAAGAGACCAGATATCGAGCAATATCTTCAATCCCGGCATAGATATCTTTATAGACAGGATTGAAGGCGAGATGGAAGAGCTTTTTTCGAAACTCCAAAGAATTCAGGAGCATATCTCCTCTTTTTTCAGTTCCGAGGAAGGATATGTAAGCCTTGCATGGCTTGAAAGCGAGGGATACTACTTTACTCTTACGAAAAACAGATTTTCCATGATAGAAAAAGAGCTTCTCGAGAGTTTTGTCACGATTGACGGAAAACACCACTTTTTAAAAGATTTCAGTTTCAGAAAACTTAAAAACAGTGTTAAAATAAGTTCGGAACTGATTGATGCTATATCAAAAGAGTATGCGGCACTGCACAGCAGGCTTATCGTGCTTGTAAAAAAGAGTTTTTCGGATGTCCTGGAAGAGTTGGAAGTCAGATACAGTGCGCTTTTGGAAAAACTCATAGTTTTCATAGGGGAGCTCGATGTTGCTATCAGTGGTGCGAAAAGCGCTGTGTTGAACGGATACAACAGACCTGAAATAGCAGATGAGCAGACTTTGGAATTTATAGGGCTCAGGCATCCGCTTATAGAGGCGAGAGAGGAAAACGGCATATATATCCCCAATGATCTTCTTTTTGGAAAGAAGCCCGAAAATCTCTCTCACGAACATATCACGATGGAAGCAAGCGGGGGCAAAGAGGTCAGAGGTGTTTTGCTGTACGGAATCAATTCCAGCGGGAAATCCTCTTTGATGAAAAGTGTAGGTATTGCCGTTATCATGGCACAGGCCGGGTTTTTCGTTCCGGCTGCAAGTATGCGTTTTTCTCTGATTGACAAAATTTTTACCAGAATTGTTTCAAAAGACAATCTATATAAAGGGCTTTCAACTTTTGCGATAGAGATGCTGGAGCTTAAAAACATATTCAATCGGGCCACATCCGATTCTTTGATTTTGGGAGATGAGATAAGCCATGGGACAGAAACATATTCGGCTCTGTCAATTGTAGGTGCTGCGATAAAGAGGCTAGGTGAAATAGGAAGCTTTTTTATTTTTGCTACACACCTGCATCAGTTGACGGAGCTTAGGAGCGTCAAAGAGATAGAGTCTCTTGTCTTTTTGCATCTGGGTGTCACTTATGATGAAGAAAACGACAGGCTTATATATAACAGAAAACTGGAAATCGGAAGCGGAAGTACTCTTTACGGTCTTGAGTTTGCAAAAGCTTTGCATATAGACAAAAGATTTCTGGAAGAGGCTTACAGGATAAGAAAGGAACTTACCAAAGAGTTCAGCGAAGCTGAGCTTCTGAAAAAAAAGAGAAGAAGCAGATATAACAGATCCGTTTACCTGACCAAATGCGCCATATGCAACGATATAGTGGATGAGGTGCACCATATCGAGCCAAAATCGAAAGCTGATAAAAAAGGAATGATAGAGCACTTCAAAGCAAACCATAGATTTAACCTTATTCCTTTGTGTGCCAAACATCACAGGATGGTTCATGAAGGAAAGATTATAGTTAACGGTTTTGTTATGACTGAAGAGGGGCTTAAACTACATTTTACGGAGATGGAGTAG
- a CDS encoding tetratricopeptide repeat protein, translated as MLQEAIELYEKDRFEEALPLFKELAKSGDDEAMYFLGLIYYEGQGTKKDIDLAIKWWKKADKRGNLDAKYMLQTISTSSSVFGKE; from the coding sequence ATGCTGCAAGAGGCTATAGAGCTGTATGAAAAAGACAGATTTGAAGAGGCTTTGCCCCTGTTTAAAGAATTGGCAAAAAGTGGTGACGATGAGGCTATGTATTTTCTTGGGCTGATCTATTATGAGGGGCAGGGAACCAAAAAAGATATAGACCTGGCCATAAAATGGTGGAAAAAAGCGGACAAAAGAGGAAATCTGGATGCAAAATATATGCTGCAGACCATCTCAACATCATCCTCGGTTTTCGGAAAAGAGTGA
- the acs gene encoding acetate--CoA ligase — METKVFEPGSEIKERARIKSMEEYRALVEEANKDYEGFWGRLAKEKIDWIEPYKQVLDDSNAPFYKWFIGGKLNVSYQCIDRHLDKRKNKAAIIWEGEPGDKRIITYLELYYEVNRFANLLKNRFGIKKGDRVVIYMPMIPEAAFAMLACARIGAIHSVVFGGFSAEALRDRIIDAKAKLVITADGAYRRGKPYLLKPVVDVALAKDCESIEAVLVVRRNNEEIKWHEGRDYDYNELIVQESPNCEPEIMDSEDPLFLLYTSGSTGKPKGVQHSQAGYILWAQTTMEWVFDVKENDTYWCTADVGWITGHTYIVYGPLAAGATTMMYEGVPVYPDAGRWWRMIEEYRVNQFYTAPTAIRLLHKMGENEPDKYDLSSLKILGTVGEPINPDAWMWYFMKIGGGECPIVDTWWQTETGGHMISPLPGATPIKPGSATFPLPGIFAEIIDQEGNKKEPNEKGYLCITKPWPSMIRTIWGDDERFVKSYYSTCKKNGKPVYFSGDGALYDEEGYIWITGRMDDVINVYGHRLGTAEIEAAIGHHPRVAEVAVVGKPDDIKGESVFAFVVLKSDEGVADELEIMKEINKVIVKDIGPIAKADEIAFVPGLPKTRSGKIMRRILRAIAKGEEIKQDTSTLEDPSVVEKIIEVVKR, encoded by the coding sequence ATGGAAACAAAAGTTTTTGAACCAGGCTCTGAAATCAAAGAAAGAGCAAGAATCAAAAGCATGGAAGAATACAGGGCTTTGGTAGAGGAAGCCAATAAGGATTATGAAGGATTTTGGGGTAGACTCGCAAAAGAGAAGATCGATTGGATAGAGCCTTACAAACAGGTATTGGACGATAGCAACGCACCTTTTTACAAATGGTTTATCGGAGGAAAACTCAATGTCAGCTATCAATGTATAGACAGACACCTGGATAAAAGAAAAAACAAAGCTGCTATCATATGGGAAGGGGAACCGGGAGATAAAAGAATTATTACCTATCTTGAACTCTACTATGAAGTAAACAGATTCGCAAACCTTCTTAAAAACAGATTCGGTATCAAAAAAGGGGACCGGGTAGTTATCTATATGCCTATGATTCCGGAAGCTGCATTTGCAATGCTTGCCTGTGCAAGAATAGGCGCTATTCACTCTGTTGTATTTGGCGGATTCAGTGCCGAGGCTTTAAGAGACAGGATTATTGATGCCAAGGCAAAACTTGTAATAACTGCCGACGGAGCATACAGAAGAGGAAAACCCTATCTTCTAAAACCTGTTGTTGATGTTGCTTTGGCAAAAGATTGCGAAAGTATAGAAGCTGTTTTGGTCGTTAGAAGAAACAATGAAGAGATAAAGTGGCATGAAGGAAGAGACTATGACTATAATGAGCTGATCGTACAGGAGTCTCCAAACTGCGAACCTGAAATTATGGATAGCGAAGATCCTCTATTTTTACTATACACTTCCGGAAGTACCGGAAAACCTAAAGGTGTTCAGCATTCACAAGCCGGCTATATTCTTTGGGCACAAACAACTATGGAGTGGGTATTTGACGTAAAAGAGAACGATACATACTGGTGTACGGCTGATGTTGGCTGGATAACCGGACACACTTATATCGTTTATGGACCCTTGGCAGCAGGTGCCACAACTATGATGTATGAAGGGGTTCCTGTCTATCCTGATGCGGGAAGATGGTGGAGAATGATAGAAGAGTACAGAGTCAATCAATTCTACACTGCACCTACAGCGATCAGACTTCTTCACAAAATGGGAGAGAATGAGCCAGACAAGTATGATCTAAGCTCTCTAAAGATTTTAGGAACTGTGGGTGAACCTATCAACCCCGATGCATGGATGTGGTACTTTATGAAAATAGGCGGTGGTGAATGCCCTATAGTCGATACTTGGTGGCAAACAGAAACAGGCGGACATATGATCAGCCCACTGCCCGGCGCCACACCTATAAAACCAGGATCTGCCACATTCCCTCTTCCGGGAATATTTGCAGAGATTATCGACCAGGAGGGCAATAAAAAAGAGCCAAATGAAAAAGGATACCTATGTATCACAAAACCTTGGCCAAGTATGATCAGAACTATTTGGGGAGACGACGAAAGATTTGTAAAAAGCTACTATAGCACATGTAAAAAGAACGGAAAGCCTGTCTACTTCTCAGGCGACGGTGCACTCTACGATGAAGAGGGATATATCTGGATCACGGGAAGAATGGATGATGTTATCAACGTTTACGGCCATAGACTCGGTACCGCTGAGATTGAAGCTGCCATAGGACACCATCCGAGAGTTGCTGAAGTTGCAGTTGTCGGCAAACCTGACGATATTAAAGGAGAGAGTGTTTTTGCATTTGTTGTGTTAAAAAGCGATGAAGGTGTTGCGGATGAACTGGAGATAATGAAAGAGATAAACAAGGTCATAGTAAAAGATATAGGCCCTATTGCCAAAGCTGATGAGATAGCCTTTGTTCCTGGACTTCCAAAAACAAGAAGCGGAAAAATCATGAGAAGGATTCTAAGAGCTATCGCAAAAGGAGAAGAGATCAAACAAGATACTTCAACACTTGAAGACCCAAGCGTGGTAGAAAAAATTATTGAAGTAGTCAAAAGATAA
- a CDS encoding 3'-5' exonuclease has protein sequence MNRLLKWWFRRRLKRKEFEFLFDKEVENEYVVIDTETTGLNIKKDEIISIAAIVIKDNRLLTSKAFYITLKPSVELKEENIKIHKLRYCDLKDGMEPEVAIERFLYFIKNRQLVGYFLEFDIAMLNKYVKRSIGVPLPNRQIEISGLYHDREQKIIPQGFIDLRFNTILEKLNIPKFSAHNAFNDAIMSGLAFLKLTN, from the coding sequence ATGAACAGGCTTTTAAAATGGTGGTTCAGAAGAAGATTAAAAAGAAAAGAGTTTGAATTTCTGTTTGATAAAGAGGTAGAAAATGAATATGTTGTAATAGACACCGAAACAACAGGACTGAATATAAAAAAAGATGAAATTATCTCAATTGCAGCTATTGTGATTAAAGATAACAGGCTTTTAACAAGCAAAGCATTTTATATAACATTAAAACCAAGTGTGGAACTTAAAGAAGAAAATATTAAGATTCATAAACTGAGATATTGCGATTTAAAAGATGGAATGGAACCGGAAGTTGCAATTGAGAGGTTTTTATATTTTATAAAGAACAGACAGCTTGTAGGATATTTTCTGGAGTTTGATATTGCTATGCTCAATAAATATGTAAAAAGGAGTATAGGTGTACCTTTGCCAAACAGACAGATAGAAATATCCGGCCTATACCATGACAGAGAGCAAAAGATTATACCGCAAGGTTTTATAGATTTGAGATTCAATACAATTTTGGAAAAACTGAATATACCGAAATTTTCAGCTCATAATGCGTTTAATGATGCGATTATGAGCGGTTTGGCATTTTTAAAATTAACCAATTAA
- a CDS encoding putative nucleotidyltransferase substrate binding domain-containing protein — protein sequence MNDIIKFLSSIHPFDELNEQELDFIAQNIDIGYYKENSVILENDDIPEFLYIILKGNVKEVDRYDETVYIYHEKDFFDTKGLLEDKTKNRFVTIEETITYELSKTVFKKIISSNKNFKTFFYESVAQKLQRLKNIDKNRELSGFLTARINEVVLKSPLIIKSDTSIFDAISNMQSCRKEIAIIENIETYGVVTDRDLRKTVLKKLGFDEPVEKIATFPAITINSEDFLFNALLKMTKKGIKHLVVKDKGQIIGTLELAEILSFFSNQSYLITTRIESARTLEELKSASLNFINVIKTLSAKGIKIRHLSKLLHELHKKIYEKVYILSFPKSFREAATLLVLGSEGRAEQLIRTDQDNALIIKNGYFKNEILEYAKEFSLGLMALGYPKCPGNIMVSNPYWCKEEKNYKKMIDKWAMEPREEDFINISVFLDAYVISGDLKILEELKNYLFDKVSENFSFLSNFAKQVLAFDTPLGFFNNFMVDKSHNDEIDIKKGGIFPIVHGARALSLQYRIENTNTVERIKEINNLGIIDREFATELIEAYDSLLDFRLKAAFDKIDKTLEIDNFIDPKKLSKIERDILKDSFKIVDEFKKFLTYHFKLEMVS from the coding sequence ATGAATGATATAATAAAATTTTTATCTTCAATCCATCCTTTTGATGAATTAAATGAACAGGAACTGGATTTTATTGCACAAAATATCGATATCGGCTATTATAAAGAAAACAGCGTAATACTTGAGAATGATGATATTCCTGAATTTTTGTATATTATTTTAAAAGGAAATGTCAAAGAGGTGGACAGATATGACGAAACTGTCTACATTTATCATGAAAAGGATTTTTTCGATACAAAAGGATTGCTTGAAGATAAAACGAAAAACAGATTCGTAACTATAGAAGAGACCATAACCTACGAGCTTTCGAAAACCGTTTTTAAAAAAATCATATCTTCAAATAAAAACTTCAAAACTTTTTTCTATGAAAGCGTTGCGCAAAAACTTCAAAGGCTGAAAAATATAGATAAAAACAGAGAACTCTCCGGTTTTTTAACTGCCAGAATAAATGAAGTAGTTCTCAAATCACCTCTGATAATAAAGTCCGACACCTCTATTTTTGATGCAATCAGCAATATGCAAAGTTGTAGAAAAGAGATAGCCATCATTGAAAATATTGAAACTTACGGGGTGGTTACAGATAGAGATTTGCGAAAAACGGTTTTAAAAAAGTTGGGTTTTGATGAGCCTGTAGAAAAAATTGCAACTTTCCCTGCTATTACAATCAACAGTGAGGATTTTTTATTTAACGCTCTTTTAAAAATGACAAAAAAAGGCATTAAACACCTTGTAGTCAAAGATAAAGGTCAGATTATAGGTACTTTGGAACTTGCAGAGATACTGAGTTTCTTTTCAAATCAATCTTATCTTATTACTACAAGAATAGAAAGTGCCCGGACTTTGGAAGAACTAAAGAGTGCTTCACTTAATTTTATAAATGTTATAAAAACACTCTCGGCAAAGGGAATAAAAATAAGACATCTTTCAAAACTTTTGCATGAACTTCACAAAAAAATATATGAAAAAGTTTACATTTTAAGTTTTCCGAAGAGTTTTAGAGAAGCTGCAACTCTTTTGGTTTTGGGCAGTGAAGGAAGAGCAGAACAGCTTATAAGAACAGACCAGGATAATGCACTCATTATCAAAAACGGCTATTTTAAAAATGAAATTTTAGAATACGCAAAAGAGTTTTCACTAGGTTTAATGGCTCTTGGCTACCCAAAATGTCCGGGAAATATTATGGTTTCAAATCCCTATTGGTGCAAAGAAGAGAAAAATTATAAAAAAATGATAGACAAATGGGCAATGGAACCCCGTGAAGAAGATTTCATCAATATATCTGTTTTTCTTGATGCCTACGTCATTTCAGGTGATTTAAAGATTTTGGAGGAGCTGAAAAATTATCTTTTTGACAAAGTAAGCGAGAATTTTTCATTTTTATCAAATTTTGCAAAACAGGTTTTGGCTTTTGATACTCCTCTTGGATTTTTCAATAATTTTATGGTTGACAAAAGCCATAATGACGAAATTGATATAAAAAAAGGCGGTATTTTCCCCATTGTCCATGGTGCAAGGGCTCTATCTTTGCAATATAGAATAGAAAATACAAATACTGTCGAAAGAATCAAAGAGATAAACAACCTAGGGATAATAGACAGAGAGTTTGCAACAGAACTTATTGAAGCCTATGATTCGCTGCTAGATTTCAGGTTGAAAGCAGCGTTTGATAAAATAGACAAAACTTTGGAAATTGACAACTTTATAGATCCCAAAAAGCTGTCCAAAATAGAAAGGGATATTTTAAAAGATTCATTCAAAATAGTAGATGAGTTTAAAAAATTTTTGACATACCACTTTAAATTAGAGATGGTGAGCTGA
- a CDS encoding cation acetate symporter, whose protein sequence is MKKGIMLLILLGVSLFAGGAIDGDMGKRALNISAIVMFLLFVALTLGITYWAAKRTRTAKDFYTAGGGITGFQNGLAIAGDYMSAASFLGISGLVYLKGFDGLIYSIGFLVGWPIILFLVAEKLRNLGKYTFADVASYRLKQTPIRTLAAFGAIATVTLYLIAQMVGSGKLIQVLFGLPYEIAVILVGILMILYVTFGGMLATTWVQIIKAVLLLSGATFMAIAVMAHFGFNMEDLFKEAVNTHKDGLKIMSPGGLVSDPVSAISLGIALMFGTAGLPHILMRFFTVADAKEARKSVFYATGFIGYFYILTFIIGFGAIVLISTNPEYLDAAGKLIGGNNMAAIHLSHAVGGNFFLGFISAVAFATILAVVSGLTLAGASAISHDLYASVFRRGKVDEITEMKVSKIATIVIGIVTILLGIAFEKQNIAFMVGLAFAIAASANFPVLFLSMYWSKLTTRGAVLGGALGLATAIILVILGPTVWVSVLGNPEPIFPYKYPALFSVSVAFIGIWIFSLLDNSEDAKKEREAFEAQYLRAQTGIGAEGAAKH, encoded by the coding sequence ATGAAAAAAGGGATAATGTTGTTGATTCTCCTTGGTGTTTCGCTTTTTGCCGGCGGAGCAATTGATGGAGACATGGGAAAGAGAGCTCTTAATATATCTGCCATTGTTATGTTTTTGCTGTTTGTTGCCCTCACATTGGGTATAACATACTGGGCAGCAAAAAGAACAAGAACAGCAAAAGATTTCTATACTGCAGGCGGCGGTATTACAGGATTCCAAAACGGCCTTGCTATTGCGGGCGATTATATGTCTGCAGCTTCCTTTTTGGGAATTTCCGGACTGGTCTATCTTAAAGGCTTTGACGGTCTGATATATTCAATCGGTTTTTTGGTAGGCTGGCCGATAATTCTCTTTTTGGTCGCTGAAAAACTGAGAAATCTGGGAAAATATACATTCGCGGATGTGGCATCATACAGACTAAAGCAGACTCCTATAAGAACACTTGCCGCATTTGGGGCCATAGCTACAGTAACACTATATCTTATTGCTCAAATGGTAGGCTCCGGTAAGCTTATACAGGTTCTTTTTGGACTTCCTTATGAGATAGCGGTCATATTGGTAGGCATTTTGATGATTTTATATGTTACATTCGGGGGTATGCTGGCAACAACCTGGGTTCAGATTATAAAAGCCGTTCTGCTGCTTTCAGGAGCAACATTTATGGCAATCGCTGTTATGGCACACTTTGGCTTTAATATGGAAGATCTCTTTAAAGAAGCTGTCAATACCCACAAAGACGGTCTAAAAATTATGTCGCCGGGAGGCTTGGTAAGTGATCCTGTATCAGCCATATCTCTGGGAATAGCACTGATGTTCGGTACCGCAGGCCTTCCACATATTCTGATGAGATTTTTTACTGTAGCCGACGCCAAAGAAGCAAGAAAATCTGTATTTTATGCAACAGGATTTATAGGGTATTTTTACATACTTACATTCATCATTGGTTTTGGCGCCATTGTACTTATCTCCACAAATCCGGAATACCTCGATGCAGCCGGCAAACTAATCGGAGGCAACAATATGGCAGCTATACACCTCTCTCATGCTGTTGGCGGAAACTTCTTTTTAGGATTTATCTCTGCTGTTGCTTTTGCTACAATCTTAGCAGTTGTTTCCGGTCTGACACTGGCAGGAGCGTCAGCAATATCGCACGATCTGTATGCAAGCGTATTCAGAAGAGGCAAAGTAGATGAAATTACCGAAATGAAAGTTTCAAAAATAGCAACTATTGTTATAGGTATTGTCACTATTTTACTGGGAATTGCATTTGAAAAACAAAATATTGCCTTTATGGTCGGGCTTGCATTTGCGATAGCCGCAAGCGCCAACTTTCCTGTACTTTTCCTATCGATGTACTGGAGCAAACTTACTACGAGAGGAGCAGTGCTGGGAGGAGCGCTTGGTCTTGCAACTGCTATAATATTGGTAATTTTGGGCCCGACTGTATGGGTAAGTGTTTTGGGCAATCCAGAACCGATTTTCCCATACAAATATCCGGCTCTCTTTTCAGTCAGTGTGGCATTCATAGGAATATGGATATTCTCTTTGCTCGACAATAGCGAAGATGCCAAAAAAGAGCGGGAAGCTTTTGAGGCTCAATACCTGAGAGCACAAACAGGCATAGGCGCCGAAGGAGCGGCCAAACATTAA
- a CDS encoding DUF485 domain-containing protein, translating into MKTEIIKRLKENPRLQELIEKRERFAWTLAIVMLVVYYAFILTIAFSPLTLGTPLDEGMVTTIGIPVGISIIIIAFALTGIYVNRANREFDQITRELKESIKDLE; encoded by the coding sequence ATGAAAACCGAAATTATAAAAAGGCTAAAAGAGAATCCAAGACTACAGGAACTTATAGAAAAAAGAGAGCGCTTTGCATGGACTCTGGCCATTGTAATGCTTGTAGTCTATTACGCTTTTATATTAACCATAGCATTCAGCCCTCTTACTTTAGGAACTCCTTTAGATGAAGGCATGGTAACAACCATAGGTATTCCTGTGGGTATATCTATCATTATTATAGCCTTTGCTTTAACAGGTATCTATGTCAACAGAGCAAACAGAGAGTTTGATCAAATCACCAGAGAATTAAAAGAGAGCATAAAGGATCTGGAATGA